In the genome of Gordonia rubripertincta, one region contains:
- a CDS encoding helix-turn-helix domain-containing protein yields MTAGDERRRTVGARISALREQRGLSLSALAREAGIGKGSLSELEAGQRNPTLDTLYAVAGPLGVPLTALLGEETGVEGTSPHLAARLLHVEHHGDDTTTEVFWLHVTPGGVRESPAHGPGVVEHILVASGHLVAGRVGEERSAGPGESIEWISDVSHTYRSDDGALAVLTIRSPSR; encoded by the coding sequence ATGACGGCAGGCGACGAGCGTCGACGCACGGTCGGCGCCCGGATCTCCGCGTTGCGCGAGCAGCGCGGCCTGAGCCTGTCCGCACTGGCCCGCGAGGCCGGCATCGGCAAGGGATCGCTGTCCGAACTCGAAGCCGGACAGCGCAATCCGACACTCGACACCCTCTACGCAGTGGCCGGGCCCCTCGGCGTACCACTCACTGCCCTGCTCGGTGAGGAGACCGGAGTCGAGGGTACGAGCCCACACCTCGCCGCCCGACTCCTCCACGTCGAGCATCACGGCGACGACACCACCACCGAGGTGTTCTGGCTGCACGTCACGCCCGGCGGCGTCCGCGAATCCCCCGCCCACGGTCCCGGCGTGGTCGAGCACATCCTCGTCGCCAGTGGACATCTCGTCGCCGGACGCGTCGGCGAGGAGCGATCCGCCGGCCCCGGCGAGTCCATCGAGTGGATCTCCGACGTCTCCCACACCTACCGCTCCGACGACGGCGCCCTCGCGGTCCTGACGATCCGCTCCCCCTCCCGCTGA